The following are from one region of the Penaeus chinensis breed Huanghai No. 1 chromosome 5, ASM1920278v2, whole genome shotgun sequence genome:
- the LOC125025697 gene encoding U3 small nucleolar ribonucleoprotein protein MPP10-like has product MDTFSQKLNTLLKKPEEYLRPQSKLREAWVTQTKAVYDFMKSEEKCHDLPKCREAVPELYTDGLDDEQIWQLVELQNKGLLASPDNLESLDDSNLCYMVAKLSSLAKYDKLGVEEDEGKNEGFDGGGDEGSSGLGDEESSGLGDSEDGGFEDFDDNEDDLGEAEDGMEDDEEEDSDDDLLVKPEDIEKTGLNLDFGMDTDDEPDNFDDLIAPEGKETDDEEEEEENEGEEEDSQDESGDDSRIEKERSERKRPVKPSNFARSKVDSQFFNLRESEWIADNDILGQNYDIKDDDVDYMQDMSDGEEEDEVMYKDFFDEAPDGENANTNGEVEEEQYEEDDTRGRGYSQRGDNDGDSSTMPLLGQKQLETKSSYEKEREKELRLIDTLEEDVLTEKPWHLRGEISAANRPENSALEEQMDYNIGVKQKPVITEDITTLLERVILGRIRSKAFDDVERKVKVAADPFEFKKKLLLDQEKSKQSLAEIYEQEYIKQNEGSSKKDEEETREHKEIRERMDSLFSQLDMLANFHYMPKQVQPEVKIKSNLPAISIEEATPLAMSDASTLAPQEIMAPVQGELVGKDERTATDKKRERRKKKQHQKSRALVQDKKLKEKLKKAGPDGKLNASSMLKVVEKAVKAGHVKMLDGQQNKTMKTSQAFFKQLQDNVSGGNKPTSKKKKKTDHGLSASKILL; this is encoded by the exons ATGGACACATTCAGCCAGAAGCTAAACACATTACTCAAGAAACCAGAGGAATACTTAAG GCCACAGAGTAAACTTCGGGAAGCATGGGTAACGCAGACAAAAGCAGTCTATGATTTcatgaaaagtgaagaaaaatgcCATGATCTCCCAAAATGTAGAGAAGCAGTCCCTGAGCTGTATACTGATGGCCTTGATGATGAACAG ATCTGGCAACTTGTGGAACTACAGAACAAGGGACTCTTGGCTTCCCCTGACAACCTTGAGAGTCTCGATGACTCTAACTTGTGTTACATGGTGGCCAAGCTCAGCAGCCTGGCCAAGTATGATAAATTAGGGGTGGAAGAAGATGAGGGTAAGAATGAGGGCTTtgatggaggaggagacgaggggagcAGTGGACTGGGGGACGAGGAAAGTAGTGGTCTGGGAGACTCAGAAGATGGTGGTTTTgaagattttgatgataatgaagatgacttGGGGGAGGCTGAAGATGGGATGGAAGATGACGAGGAAGAAGACAGTGACGATGATCTACTTGTAAAGCCTGAGGATATTGAAAAGACAGGGCTGAATCTAGATTTTGGCATGGACACTGATGATGAGCCAGACAACTTTGATGATCTCATAGCTccagaaggaaaggaaacagatgatgaggaagaagaggaggaaaatgaaggggaggaggaggattctcAAGATGAAAGTGGGGATGACTctagaatagaaaaggaaagatctGAAAGGAAGAGACCTGTTAAACCCTCAAACTTTGCAAGAAGTAAAGTTGACTCACAATTCTTTAacctgagagagagtgagtggatagCTGATAATGATATCCTTGGGCAGAACTATGATATAAAAGATGATGACGTGGATTATATGCAAGATATGTCAGATGGTGAAGAAGAG gaTGAGGTTATGTACAAAGACTTCTTTGATGAAGCTCCAGATGGTGAAAATGCCAACACCaatggagaggtagaggaagaacagTATGAAGAAGATGACACAAGAGGGCGAGGATATTCTCAACGCGGAGATAATGACGGCGATTCATCTACAATGCCTCTACTTGGCCAGAAGCAGTTAGAG ACAAAATCATCatacgagaaggaaagagagaaggaattgcGATTGATCGACACCCTCGAGGAAGATGTCCTTACAGAAAAGCCATGGCATCTACGAGGAGAAATCTCAGCCGCTAACAGGCCAGAAAATTCAGCACTGGAAGAACAGATGGACTACAATATTGGAGTTAAACAAA AACCAGTCATAACAGAAGACATAACAACCCTCCTTGAAAGGGTTATATTGGGCCGTATCCGGAGTAAAGCCTTTGATGATGTAGAACGTAAAGTGAAGGTTGCAGCTGATCCCTTTGAGTTCAAGAAAAAGCTTCTTCTGGACCAGGAGAAGTCCAAGCAAAGTCTTGCTGAAATTTATGAGCAG gaatacataaaacaaaatgaaggGAGCAgcaagaaggacgaagaggagaccAGAGAACACAAGGAGATCCGAGAAAGAATGGACAGTCTCTTTTCTCAGCTGGACATGCTGGCGAACTTCCACTACATGCCCAAGCAG GTTCAACCCGAGGTGAAGATCAAGAGCAACTTGCCGGCCATTAGCATTGAGGAAGCAACGCCTCTCGCTATGAGTGATGCATCGACTTTGGCTCCACAGGAAATCATGG CTCCAGTCCAAGGAGAGCTAGTAGGAAAGGATGAACGGACTGCAACAGACAAGAAACGTGAACGACGCAAGAAGAAGCAGCACCAGAAGAGTAGGGCCCTTGTGCAGGACAAGAAACTGAAGGAGAAGCTGAAGAAGGCTGGGCCAGATGGGAAACTCAATGCCTCCTCAATGCTGAAGGTGGTTGAGAAGGCAGTCAAGGCCGGACACGTGAAAATG CTTGATGGGCAACAAAATAAGACTATGAAGACCTCACAGGCATTCTTCAAACAATTACAAGATAATGTGTCTGGGGGTAATAAACCTacgagcaagaagaagaagaaaactgatcATGGGTTATCTGCTTCTAAAATATTATTATAG